A region from the Leptolyngbyaceae cyanobacterium genome encodes:
- a CDS encoding AAA family ATPase, giving the protein MSDILVTIPGYRLTEQIYIGSRTKVYRGFEEVSQKPVAIKLLLSQYPTFNEIVQMRNQYTLAKNLDLTGIVKPIALENYGNGFALVMEDFGGISLAEYTDRQKLSLAEFLTIAIQIVRILEDLYKNRVIHKDIKPQNILINPQTKKIKLIDFSISSLLPRENQEIQSPNVLEGTLAYMSPEQTGRMNRGIDYRTDFYSLGVTFYELLTGQLPFQSNDVMELVHCHIARQPKPPIELNPAIPQPLDDIVMKLMAKTAEERYQSAFGLRCDLENCWQQWQAKGSIERFAIASRDITESFLIPEKLYGRETEVDTLLTAFNRIAAGTAETILVAGFSGIGKTAAINEVHKPIVRQKGYFIKGKFAQFKRDIPFSAWVQAFQNLMQQLLTESAESVQQWKIKILEVLGENGHVIIDVIPELELLIGKQPKAPQLEGSAAQNRFNLLFGNFIRVFATKSHPIVIFIDDLQWADSASLKLLELLMSDPNTQYLLLIGAYRDNEVFPAHPLTLTLDELRKSNAILNQISLAPLHQSALNTLIADTLSCPPEQALPLTEVVQNKTKGNPFFATQFLKSLYENELIAFNFDCRYWQCDIEKVRALVISDDVVEFVADCLQKLPINTQEVLQLAACIGNTFQLADLAMVYEKSLAETAADLWKALQEGLVVPLGEIYKFYYSDGNVEKLDRSAISARQSPIYRFFHDRVQQAAYFLIPESQKQLTHLKIGKLLLNNIPAKEREEKIFDIVNQLNMGVELITDPAERNELVKLNLMAGSKAKTSTAYGVAIDYFQVGIKLLTTESWETQYQLALALYESAAEAAYLNGDFTQMEKWAAVILEKATTIADRTKITEVKIQTCMARGKQLEAIEIGLQLLAQLGISIPEYPTASDIQAKLTETSASLMGKNINDLINLPLMKDPEKLAAMRILSSMFSPVYIAAPTLLPLIVCEQVILSVRYGNAYISAFGYANYGVILCGVSQDLEFGYQFGQLALRLVEKLNMKEMKGKTFNQVATFTMHWKVHIREALLLLIEAYQSAIENGELEFASYAAMNKSQYSYFSGVELTELERDIANYNNALAQLKQQAVLNWNLIHRQAVLNLLGEAKNPCELSGTAYNEEKLLPLHLEANDRTGLHFFYLHKSILCYLFGSSDRALANAEQAEIYLDGATGLLDVPVFYFYDSLIRLAFYSFAQPSERKNILLKVTNNQAKMRRWADCAPDNFLHKYELVEAARNEVLGNLLEAMNLYDNAIAIAKENNYVNEEALGNELAAKFYLSWGKETIAQAYLTNAYYAYARWGAKAKIEDLENRYTKLISPIINREKPFHPNELINSISRETVSSTTTASSRLLDLATVIKASQALSGEINFAQLLSTLMSVAIENAGASKGALILLEEDKAIVASLCLSGQACDLLFRPIDECNNVPASPLNYVWRTSEILLINNAVNDPNFTADPYINQHQPKSILCTPIEKQGKAIAILYLENNLTSEAFTPDRLEILKILSSQAAISIENARLYSNLEHYNRTLEAKVEARTAELKSALDRLQAAQEELIQSEKMAALGQLIAGIAHEINTPLGAIRSSAGNLAKFLSQTLEQLPLLFHSLSPQQNQDFLTLLQRSLQQEITLSTKEERQFKRALKRHLEELGIDNPDSVADRLVMMGIYTDIDAFIPLLRTPDSLQILEIAYKLSELKRGTNTINTATDRASKVVFALKTYARQDHSGAMIPVNLTEGIETVLTLYQNQLKHGVKVSKTYGELPLVLCYPDELNQVWTNLIHNSLQAMDYRGNLTIDVSQVEQQAKISITDTGKGIPEEIKSKIFLPFFTTKPPGEGSGLGLDIVKKIIQKHSGKIEVESIPGQTTFTIFIPIQPN; this is encoded by the coding sequence ATGAGCGACATTTTAGTAACCATTCCCGGCTACCGCCTAACCGAACAAATCTACATAGGTTCCAGAACTAAAGTTTATCGAGGGTTTGAAGAAGTTTCCCAAAAACCAGTGGCGATCAAACTGCTGTTAAGTCAGTATCCGACTTTCAACGAAATCGTGCAGATGCGGAATCAATACACCCTGGCGAAAAACTTGGATTTAACGGGAATTGTAAAGCCGATCGCCCTAGAAAACTACGGTAACGGTTTTGCTCTCGTTATGGAAGACTTTGGTGGGATTTCTCTGGCTGAATATACTGACCGCCAAAAATTAAGCTTAGCAGAATTTTTGACGATCGCGATTCAAATCGTCCGAATTTTGGAAGACCTCTATAAAAATCGAGTTATTCATAAAGATATCAAACCCCAAAATATTTTAATTAATCCTCAAACCAAAAAAATTAAATTAATTGATTTTAGTATTTCCTCACTTTTACCCAGAGAAAATCAAGAAATTCAAAGCCCGAACGTTTTAGAAGGTACTCTTGCTTATATGTCTCCGGAACAAACTGGTAGGATGAATCGGGGCATCGACTACCGCACGGATTTTTACTCTTTAGGAGTAACTTTTTATGAATTGCTAACCGGGCAACTGCCTTTCCAATCTAACGATGTAATGGAGTTAGTTCACTGTCACATAGCAAGGCAACCAAAGCCACCCATCGAACTAAATCCAGCCATTCCTCAGCCGCTCGATGACATCGTAATGAAATTGATGGCAAAAACTGCGGAAGAACGCTATCAAAGTGCTTTTGGATTGCGCTGCGACCTAGAAAATTGTTGGCAGCAATGGCAAGCAAAAGGAAGCATCGAACGATTTGCGATCGCCAGCAGAGATATCACCGAAAGCTTTCTCATTCCAGAAAAACTTTACGGTCGAGAAACGGAAGTCGATACTTTATTAACAGCTTTTAATCGGATCGCCGCAGGTACTGCGGAAACGATCTTAGTCGCTGGCTTTTCCGGGATTGGTAAAACAGCTGCGATCAATGAAGTTCACAAACCAATAGTACGCCAAAAGGGTTATTTCATCAAAGGAAAATTCGCTCAATTTAAGCGAGATATTCCTTTTTCAGCATGGGTACAAGCATTTCAAAACTTAATGCAACAATTACTCACAGAAAGTGCTGAATCAGTACAACAATGGAAAATCAAAATATTAGAAGTTCTCGGTGAAAACGGTCATGTAATTATTGATGTGATTCCCGAATTAGAGCTATTGATTGGCAAGCAACCAAAAGCCCCGCAACTAGAAGGTAGCGCCGCTCAAAATCGCTTTAATTTATTATTTGGTAATTTTATCCGTGTATTTGCTACCAAATCCCATCCGATCGTTATTTTTATAGATGATTTGCAGTGGGCAGATTCAGCATCTCTGAAATTGCTCGAATTGCTGATGAGCGATCCCAATACCCAGTATTTGTTGCTGATTGGAGCTTATCGAGATAACGAAGTTTTTCCCGCCCATCCCCTAACGCTTACATTAGATGAACTTCGCAAATCAAATGCCATACTCAACCAAATTAGTTTAGCACCCCTTCACCAATCGGCCCTCAACACGCTAATTGCCGATACCCTATCTTGTCCGCCAGAACAGGCGCTGCCTTTAACGGAAGTCGTCCAAAATAAAACCAAAGGAAATCCCTTTTTTGCCACTCAGTTTCTGAAGTCGTTGTATGAAAACGAGCTAATTGCATTTAATTTCGATTGCCGCTATTGGCAATGCGATATCGAGAAAGTGAGAGCGTTAGTAATCAGCGATGATGTTGTTGAATTTGTGGCCGATTGTTTACAAAAATTACCGATAAATACTCAAGAAGTTTTACAATTAGCTGCTTGCATTGGCAACACTTTTCAATTGGCAGACTTGGCAATGGTGTATGAAAAATCTCTTGCAGAAACAGCGGCTGATTTGTGGAAAGCATTGCAAGAAGGGCTAGTTGTACCGCTTGGTGAAATTTATAAGTTTTACTATTCAGATGGAAATGTAGAAAAATTAGATCGCTCGGCAATATCCGCTCGGCAATCACCAATTTACAGATTTTTCCATGACCGAGTGCAGCAAGCTGCTTATTTTTTGATTCCCGAATCGCAAAAACAGTTAACTCACCTCAAGATTGGCAAACTGCTATTAAATAATATCCCGGCCAAAGAAAGGGAAGAGAAGATATTTGATATTGTCAATCAGTTAAATATGGGAGTAGAATTAATCACCGATCCTGCCGAAAGAAATGAATTAGTCAAGTTGAATTTAATGGCTGGAAGTAAAGCAAAAACTTCCACTGCTTATGGAGTGGCGATCGATTATTTCCAAGTAGGTATAAAATTACTCACTACAGAGAGTTGGGAAACTCAGTATCAGCTGGCGTTGGCGCTTTACGAGTCCGCAGCGGAGGCAGCATATCTTAACGGTGATTTCACCCAGATGGAAAAATGGGCAGCGGTGATTTTGGAGAAAGCAACCACCATTGCCGATCGCACGAAAATTACCGAAGTAAAAATTCAAACTTGCATGGCACGGGGAAAGCAACTGGAAGCGATCGAAATCGGACTGCAACTTCTAGCACAACTGGGCATATCCATACCAGAGTATCCTACTGCTTCAGACATTCAAGCCAAACTAACAGAAACTTCCGCTTCTTTAATGGGTAAAAACATCAATGATTTAATCAACTTACCTTTGATGAAAGATCCCGAAAAATTGGCAGCTATGCGGATCTTATCAAGTATGTTTTCACCAGTTTACATAGCTGCCCCTACACTATTGCCATTAATTGTCTGCGAACAAGTTATATTATCTGTCCGATATGGCAACGCTTATATTTCAGCATTTGGCTATGCCAACTACGGAGTAATTTTATGCGGAGTAAGCCAAGATTTAGAATTTGGTTATCAATTCGGGCAATTAGCTTTAAGGTTAGTCGAAAAGTTAAATATGAAAGAAATGAAGGGTAAAACCTTCAATCAAGTGGCGACTTTCACCATGCACTGGAAAGTTCACATCAGAGAAGCTTTATTGCTGTTAATTGAAGCTTATCAAAGCGCCATAGAAAATGGCGAGTTGGAATTCGCTAGCTATGCGGCGATGAATAAAAGCCAATATTCTTATTTTAGCGGTGTGGAACTTACCGAATTAGAACGGGATATCGCCAATTACAATAACGCACTAGCCCAACTAAAACAACAAGCTGTTTTGAACTGGAATTTAATTCATCGACAGGCAGTACTTAACTTATTAGGAGAAGCTAAAAATCCTTGTGAATTATCGGGAACAGCTTATAATGAAGAGAAATTATTACCGCTTCATTTAGAAGCCAACGACCGCACCGGCCTTCATTTCTTTTACTTACATAAATCAATACTTTGTTATTTGTTTGGCTCTAGCGATCGCGCTTTAGCAAATGCAGAACAAGCCGAAATATATTTAGATGGTGCTACCGGGCTTTTAGATGTACCTGTTTTCTATTTTTACGATTCTTTGATCCGGTTAGCATTTTATTCATTTGCCCAGCCATCTGAGCGAAAAAACATCCTACTCAAAGTAACTAATAATCAAGCAAAAATGCGTCGGTGGGCTGATTGCGCTCCCGATAATTTTCTTCATAAATACGAGTTAGTAGAAGCCGCTAGAAATGAAGTTTTGGGTAACTTACTCGAAGCGATGAATTTATACGACAACGCGATCGCTATAGCTAAAGAAAATAACTACGTTAACGAAGAAGCGCTCGGTAACGAACTAGCAGCAAAATTTTACCTTTCTTGGGGTAAAGAGACAATTGCCCAAGCTTACCTAACTAATGCGTACTATGCCTATGCTCGCTGGGGAGCTAAAGCAAAAATTGAGGATTTAGAAAATCGATATACCAAATTAATCTCACCTATTATTAATCGAGAAAAACCCTTTCATCCCAATGAATTAATTAATAGTATTAGTAGGGAAACGGTCAGTTCAACCACTACAGCATCATCCCGTCTCCTGGATTTAGCAACGGTAATTAAAGCATCGCAAGCTTTATCAGGGGAAATTAATTTTGCTCAATTGTTATCAACTTTGATGAGCGTAGCAATTGAAAATGCCGGAGCTTCTAAAGGCGCTCTCATTTTGTTAGAAGAAGACAAAGCGATCGTTGCTAGCTTGTGTTTAAGCGGTCAAGCTTGCGACTTACTATTTAGACCTATTGATGAATGCAATAACGTTCCTGCTAGTCCGCTCAATTACGTGTGGAGAACCTCGGAAATTTTGTTGATTAATAATGCGGTAAACGATCCGAATTTTACTGCCGATCCCTACATTAATCAACACCAACCAAAATCAATTTTGTGTACTCCGATTGAAAAACAAGGGAAAGCGATCGCGATTCTTTATCTAGAAAATAATCTTACATCAGAAGCATTCACGCCAGACAGATTAGAAATATTAAAAATATTATCATCTCAAGCTGCTATTTCTATTGAAAATGCTCGACTGTATTCTAATTTAGAACACTATAACCGCACTCTAGAAGCTAAAGTAGAGGCACGCACAGCCGAACTGAAAAGCGCCCTCGATCGCTTACAAGCAGCCCAAGAAGAACTAATTCAATCAGAAAAAATGGCTGCTTTGGGACAGCTAATTGCGGGTATTGCCCACGAAATTAACACGCCTTTAGGTGCGATTCGTTCTTCAGCCGGAAATTTGGCTAAATTCTTGAGTCAAACTTTAGAACAATTACCGCTACTTTTTCACTCTCTTTCCCCCCAGCAAAATCAAGATTTCTTAACTTTATTACAGCGATCGCTTCAACAAGAAATTACCCTATCTACTAAAGAAGAACGTCAATTTAAGCGAGCTTTAAAACGCCATTTAGAAGAATTAGGAATCGATAACCCAGATAGTGTTGCCGATCGCTTGGTAATGATGGGTATTTACACCGATATCGATGCCTTTATACCCCTATTAAGAACACCTGATAGTTTGCAGATATTAGAAATTGCCTATAAACTTTCCGAATTAAAACGAGGCACTAATACTATTAATACAGCTACGGATCGAGCTTCAAAAGTAGTCTTTGCTCTGAAAACTTATGCTCGTCAAGACCATTCCGGAGCAATGATTCCAGTTAATTTGACTGAGGGAATCGAAACCGTCTTAACTTTGTACCAAAATCAACTTAAACACGGCGTAAAAGTAAGCAAAACCTATGGTGAATTACCCCTAGTTTTATGTTATCCAGACGAACTTAATCAAGTTTGGACGAACTTAATTCACAATAGCTTGCAAGCAATGGACTATCGAGGTAATTTAACCATCGATGTCAGCCAAGTCGAACAACAAGCTAAGATTAGTATTACCGATACCGGTAAAGGAATTCCCGAAGAAATTAAATCAAAAATATTCCTGCCATTCTTTACAACTAAACCACCGGGAGAAGGCAGCGGATTAGGGTTGGATATTGTCAAAAAAATCATTCAAAAACATTCGGGAAAAATCGAAGTAGAAAGCATACCGGGCCAAACTACATTTACTATCTTTATTCCCATTCAACCAAATTAG
- a CDS encoding response regulator: MPKPVILCVDDEKVILQSLRTQLKEAFGDTYNYEVAEDPDEALEVINELHEEGISIILVVSDWLMPGMKGDEFLIRVHQQFPQIIKVMLTGQADESAIQRAQAEANLHRCLFKPWSEAELVETIKSSLANL, encoded by the coding sequence ATGCCTAAACCAGTTATTTTATGCGTTGATGATGAAAAAGTGATTTTGCAAAGCTTGCGGACACAGCTAAAAGAAGCTTTTGGCGATACCTATAACTATGAAGTAGCAGAAGATCCGGATGAAGCTTTAGAAGTGATTAATGAATTACACGAAGAAGGTATTAGCATTATTCTAGTGGTGTCGGATTGGTTAATGCCAGGAATGAAAGGGGATGAATTTCTAATTCGAGTTCATCAGCAATTTCCCCAGATTATTAAAGTTATGCTGACAGGTCAAGCAGATGAATCGGCGATTCAAAGAGCGCAAGCGGAAGCCAACTTGCATCGCTGCTTGTTTAAACCTTGGTCGGAAGCAGAATTAGTAGAAACGATCAAATCTAGTTTAGCTAACTTATGA